Part of the Flagellimonas eckloniae genome, ACTTTTGATAACCAAGATTACAGTGAGACACGATTGAAGAAAGCTGATTATGAGAATTGCATCTTCAAGAATTGTAAATTTTCAAATGGTTTTTTGGACAATCAAAACTTTATGGAATGTCAGTTTTTAGAGTGTGATCTGACAAATGCGAACGTAAAACATACCATTTTTAAAGAATGCCTGTTCACCAGCTCTAAATTGATGGGACTTCGTTTTGAAGATTGCAATGATTTTTTATTGGCCGTTGAATTTGAAAACAGTGATTTGAGTTTTGCCTCTTTTTTTCAACTCTCAATCAAAAACACCCCATTTAAAGATTGCAAATTAATTGAAACAGACTTTACGGAAGCAGACCTAACACTGTCCACATTTACCAATTGTAATATTGATAGGGCTATTTTCAATCAGACCATTCTTGAAAAAGCGGATTTTAGAACTTCTTTCAATTTTGATATTGACCCGCAGCAAAACAAGCTCAAAAAGGCCAGGTTCAGTAAGGAAAACCTCATTGGTTTACTAAAAAAACACGATATTGTAGTTACCTAAATGCTTACCTATGTCTGATAAACTCTGTTTGGAATGTGGAGATAAACTTGTTGGTAGGGTAGATAAAAAATACTGTTCCGACCATTGTAGAAATGCCTATAACAACAGACTAAACAAGGATAGTAAAAACCTTGTTAGAAACATCAACAATAAACTAAGAAAGAATTACCGTATACTCAACAGTTTCCCCTTAAAAGAAGGAAAGACAAGAACAACCAAAATGCGTTTGATGGACAAAGGTTTTGACTTTGAGTACATCACAAATTTATATACCACAAAAAAAGGGAGCACCTATTACTTTGTATATGACCTAGGGTATTTACCACTAGACAACGACTATTATATGATTGTAAAGCGAGAGTAAGATTTTTTATTTCCAGTTTTGTGCACTAAGCTTTAATGCGGCGACAACAATATCTTTACGACTAATTTGCCCAACCAAAATATCACTTTTCATTACGGGAAGTCTCCTTCTATTATGCTTGTCAAAAACCCCTGCAGCATCAAAAATGCTCATATCGTGAGGTATGGTCTGTACATTTTTTGTCATGTACTTTTCAACACTTTTATCTAAAATTGGTTGGTTAAAATATCTGCTTTCCGAAATTTGCTTCATACAATCCGCCTCAGAAATAATTCCCACCAGGAACCCATTTTTATCCATAACGGGCCCTCCCGAAATATGATTTTTGGCAAAAGATTCCATCACTTCCAAAATAGATTGCTCTGGAGTAAACGTGACCAATTTTTTAGTCATATAATCCTCCACCAATATAGGGGCATCATATTCTTTTTTTGAAGCACCCTTTAATCGTACGCCTTGAAAACTTTTGATTGCCATAGGGATTTTTTTAAGGTTGAACTATCAATATAGGAATTTTTTGCGAATTATCTAAATTTTAGCGCCTGAATATGAGGACTTTTCATAATTTCATACTTTTGGATACCAACCCTGTCTAACTATGAAGTTTTCTAGAACTCTTGCCCTTTTGTTACTTGTTTTTGCAGTGTATTGGAGTTATAAATCGTTAATGCCATCCTATCAAAGTAATCAGGACAACCAATTACAATCCTTTTCCACAGATAGGGCTTTGGCCCATGTTAAAAACCTTTCTAAAGAACCGCACGCAGTTGGTTTTCCAGGGCACCCAAATGCAAGAGGATATATTATCGCTGAACTTAAAAAACTTGGGCTTGAAACTACTACCCAGGAAGGGTTTAATGCTGGAGATTGGGCCAATTTCAGTAAGGCCACAAACATCTTGGCCAAAATTGAAGGCTCGGGAGAAGGAAAAGCATTGCTTTTAATGTCACATTATGATAGCGAACCACACTCCTCCTTCGGCGCAAGTGACGCTGCTAGCGGAGTTGCAACCATTCTTGAAGGTATACGGGCCTTTTTGGAAGAAAACAAAGCTCCAAAGAACGATATAATTATCCTTATTACAGATGCTGAGGAATTGGGACTTAATGGAGCTATTCTTTTTGTTAATAAGCACCCATGGGCGAAAGAGGTTGGATTAGCAATTAATTTTGAGGCTCGAGGTAGCGGCGGGCCCAGTCATATGTTGATTGAAACCAATAAGGGCAATGGAACACTCATAAAAGAATTTACAAAAGCAAATCCCAAATATCCTGTTGCCAATTCATTGGCCTATAGTGTCTACAAAATGTTACCAAATGATACGGATTTAACCGTTTTTAGAGAAAATGGTGATATAGAGGGTTTCAATTTTGCATTCATAGATGATCACTATGATTATCATACCGCACTGGACGCCTATGAAAGATTGGACAAAACCTCGTTAGCGCACCAAGGCAGTTATCTTATGCCTATGCTGTCTCACTTTGGCAATGCTGACCTCAACAACCTCAAAAGTCTGGATGACTATGTATATTTCAATCTTCCCTTTTTTAGATTGGTTTCGTATCCCTATGAATGGATCTGGCCCATGTTTGGTGGAGCTTTACTTCTATTTGTATTCTTTTTGTTCTCAGGTCTTAAAGTAAAGAAGCTTAAAGGGAATGAAATTTTAAAAGGGTTTCCTCCACTCTTCTTCGCTTTGATCTTAAATGGTCTTTTTGGGTATTTTGGGTGGACTGTAATCAAATGGTGGTATCCAGATTTTATTGATATGCTACAGGGCTTCACTTATAATGGGCACACCTATATTCTTGTCTTTGTATTTTTTTCCTTGTCGGTCTGTTTTTGGATATATCATAAATTCAGAAAAGTCAAGACCCAAAATCTTTTGGTTGCACCCATTGTTTTATGGCTGCTGATTTGCGCGCTTGTAGCTGCCTATTTAAAGGGAGCTAGTTTCTTTATTCTTCCGCTTTTTGCTTTGTTGATTTCTTTTATGGTAATCAACAATCAGGATGAACCGCACCCTTTCTTATTATTGTTTTTGGCGCTCCCAGCTATTTTCATCTACGCTCCTTTAATAAAAATGTTTCCTGTTGGACTTGGATTAAAAATGATAATTGCAACAACTGTTTTAACGACGCTTTTATTTTTCCTTTTACTTCCATTTTTTGGACTGTTGAAAAACAAAGGACGTTTGGCCTATGCTGCTCTTTTCCTATTTTTCATATTTAGCATTTCAGCACATATCGACTCAGGTTTCAACAAAGAGCAGCCAAAACCAAGTAGCCTTTTATATGTGTACGATACAGATAAGGATTCCGCCGTTTGGGCCACCTATGACAATCAACCAATTGATTGGAACAAACAATTTTTAGG contains:
- a CDS encoding CBS domain-containing protein, translating into MAIKSFQGVRLKGASKKEYDAPILVEDYMTKKLVTFTPEQSILEVMESFAKNHISGGPVMDKNGFLVGIISEADCMKQISESRYFNQPILDKSVEKYMTKNVQTIPHDMSIFDAAGVFDKHNRRRLPVMKSDILVGQISRKDIVVAALKLSAQNWK
- a CDS encoding M28 family peptidase, yielding MKFSRTLALLLLVFAVYWSYKSLMPSYQSNQDNQLQSFSTDRALAHVKNLSKEPHAVGFPGHPNARGYIIAELKKLGLETTTQEGFNAGDWANFSKATNILAKIEGSGEGKALLLMSHYDSEPHSSFGASDAASGVATILEGIRAFLEENKAPKNDIIILITDAEELGLNGAILFVNKHPWAKEVGLAINFEARGSGGPSHMLIETNKGNGTLIKEFTKANPKYPVANSLAYSVYKMLPNDTDLTVFRENGDIEGFNFAFIDDHYDYHTALDAYERLDKTSLAHQGSYLMPMLSHFGNADLNNLKSLDDYVYFNLPFFRLVSYPYEWIWPMFGGALLLFVFFLFSGLKVKKLKGNEILKGFPPLFFALILNGLFGYFGWTVIKWWYPDFIDMLQGFTYNGHTYILVFVFFSLSVCFWIYHKFRKVKTQNLLVAPIVLWLLICALVAAYLKGASFFILPLFALLISFMVINNQDEPHPFLLLFLALPAIFIYAPLIKMFPVGLGLKMIIATTVLTTLLFFLLLPFFGLLKNKGRLAYAALFLFFIFSISAHIDSGFNKEQPKPSSLLYVYDTDKDSAVWATYDNQPIDWNKQFLGNEKRIPNPGEYETLTSKYRTEFTYIKDAPKKDIPIPWIDTVKDTIIGNERFVELCITPKRNVNRLDIYTNSIKLNSAKVNNVQLSDYFLENRKKRLITHYISNNEYTELEVSFPKNETLDLTLYESSYDLLTNPVFTIPERPENSIPMPFVLNDAILITKTKKFD
- a CDS encoding pentapeptide repeat-containing protein — encoded protein: MSNSFIADKTFDNQDYSETRLKKADYENCIFKNCKFSNGFLDNQNFMECQFLECDLTNANVKHTIFKECLFTSSKLMGLRFEDCNDFLLAVEFENSDLSFASFFQLSIKNTPFKDCKLIETDFTEADLTLSTFTNCNIDRAIFNQTILEKADFRTSFNFDIDPQQNKLKKARFSKENLIGLLKKHDIVVT